In one window of uncultured Acetobacteroides sp. DNA:
- a CDS encoding GtrA family protein — protein MGPAVRVRRGILYVIDLFYPLFSRFIPRETFVYLVCGGGNTLLDIFLYFIFYNFVLDKQVLDLGIISISPHIAAFMMSFCITFPLGFLLAKYITFTQSVLKGHVQLFRYGVTVAMCIVFNYVFLKLFVEIFHWYPTASKTVTTVLVAIYSYFSQKHFTFKTVAKE, from the coding sequence ATGGGGCCAGCAGTAAGAGTAAGACGCGGAATTCTTTACGTAATCGACCTATTTTACCCTTTGTTTTCGCGATTTATTCCTCGTGAGACCTTTGTTTACCTAGTTTGTGGAGGGGGAAATACGCTGCTCGACATCTTCCTATACTTTATCTTTTACAACTTTGTGCTGGATAAGCAGGTGCTTGACTTGGGCATTATTAGCATTAGTCCGCACATTGCTGCCTTTATGATGTCGTTTTGCATAACCTTTCCGTTGGGCTTCTTGCTGGCTAAGTACATCACCTTTACGCAGTCGGTGCTAAAGGGGCACGTGCAGCTTTTCCGCTATGGGGTAACGGTTGCCATGTGTATTGTGTTTAACTACGTATTCTTGAAGCTATTTGTTGAGATTTTTCACTGGTATCCAACCGCATCGAAGACGGTTACCACTGTTCTTGTTGCCATATACAGCTACTTTTCGCAGAAGCACTTCACCTTTAAAACGGTTGCGAAGGAGTAG
- a CDS encoding NAD(P)H-dependent oxidoreductase, which translates to MGLLNALSWRYATKRMNGQKVPSEKVEPILESIRLSASSFGLQPYRVIVVDDPALKAKIHESACQQPQIVEASHLLVFASWKTITPEHIDSYISLVAKERNMPVEELAQFDGMLKDFLASRTQERLSAWATRQAYIGLGTGLIAAAMEQIDATPMEGFNTTEMDKVLGLDKTNLQSVAILALGYRDTANDYLVNQKKVRVSKEEFFIYNR; encoded by the coding sequence ATGGGACTACTAAATGCGCTAAGCTGGCGTTACGCCACCAAAAGAATGAATGGACAAAAAGTACCATCCGAAAAGGTTGAGCCTATCCTCGAATCCATACGCCTATCCGCATCCTCGTTCGGGCTACAGCCCTACAGGGTAATTGTTGTCGACGATCCCGCGCTTAAGGCAAAGATCCACGAGAGCGCCTGCCAGCAACCTCAAATTGTAGAAGCATCGCACCTACTGGTCTTTGCTTCGTGGAAAACCATCACCCCCGAGCACATCGACAGCTACATATCGCTGGTAGCAAAGGAGCGCAACATGCCAGTAGAGGAGCTTGCTCAGTTCGACGGGATGCTCAAGGACTTCCTTGCCTCTAGAACGCAGGAACGGCTATCCGCTTGGGCAACTCGCCAGGCATATATTGGCTTAGGCACTGGATTAATCGCCGCCGCCATGGAGCAGATTGATGCAACCCCAATGGAAGGTTTCAATACAACCGAAATGGATAAGGTTTTAGGGCTAGACAAAACAAATCTCCAAAGCGTAGCGATTCTTGCCCTAGGCTATCGCGATACAGCCAACGACTACCTGGTAAACCAGAAGAAGGTCCGAGTTAGCAAAGAAGAGTTTTTTATTTACAATAGGTAA
- a CDS encoding patatin family protein, producing MERYADVGLVLEGGGFRGIYTAAVLDVFHREQLFFDYAVAVSAGAAYGVSYVSRQYGRNLDVNPYISDKRYCSLNNLIRKGNYFDWDFVYHYLPTTKVLFDYESFAKSTTRMKVVVTNCHTGAAEYKDFNEASPESFRDLLAATSSLPFISKMQQIGNQRYLDGGIADSIPFKKAFADGKERAIVILTRHAGYRKEPIKGKLLLKLAYRNYPNVVKAIIDRSNKYNQALEELERLEAEGKVFVIRPEQPIAVSRLENNPENLARAYEVAVKEAEQILPKLKNWLDGK from the coding sequence ATGGAAAGGTATGCGGATGTTGGGCTTGTTTTAGAGGGGGGCGGATTTAGAGGGATTTATACAGCAGCAGTGCTTGACGTATTCCACCGGGAGCAGCTGTTCTTCGACTATGCCGTTGCGGTATCGGCTGGTGCAGCCTATGGCGTATCGTACGTGTCGCGGCAGTATGGTAGAAACCTCGACGTTAATCCCTACATATCCGATAAGCGCTACTGCAGCCTAAACAACCTTATCCGTAAGGGCAACTACTTCGATTGGGATTTCGTTTACCATTACCTCCCTACTACGAAGGTGCTTTTTGACTACGAATCCTTTGCAAAGTCGACTACGCGCATGAAGGTGGTGGTAACCAATTGCCATACTGGTGCTGCCGAGTACAAAGACTTTAATGAGGCATCGCCCGAGAGCTTTCGAGACCTGTTAGCGGCAACCTCGTCGCTTCCTTTTATCTCGAAGATGCAGCAAATTGGCAACCAGCGCTACCTAGATGGTGGCATTGCCGATTCTATTCCCTTTAAGAAGGCTTTTGCAGATGGAAAAGAACGGGCAATTGTAATCCTTACCCGTCATGCGGGGTACAGAAAGGAGCCTATAAAGGGTAAGCTGCTGCTGAAGCTAGCCTACCGCAACTATCCTAATGTGGTTAAGGCTATAATAGACCGTTCGAATAAGTACAACCAGGCTCTCGAAGAGCTGGAACGTTTGGAAGCCGAAGGAAAGGTATTCGTTATTCGTCCCGAGCAGCCTATTGCCGTTTCGCGGTTGGAGAATAATCCGGAGAATCTTGCCAGGGCTTACGAGGTGGCCGTTAAGGAGGCAGAGCAGATACTCCCAAAGCTGAAGAACTGGCTGGATGGGAAGTAG